One region of Mycolicibacterium insubricum genomic DNA includes:
- the ricR gene encoding copper-sensing transcriptional repressor RicR has translation MAEHEGAHGYSANKENYAKRLRRIEGQVRGIAKMIDEDKYCIDVLTQISAVTSALQSVALGLLDEHLGHCVSHAVAAGGADADAKLAEASAAIARLVRS, from the coding sequence ATGGCTGAACATGAGGGTGCGCACGGGTATTCGGCGAACAAGGAGAACTACGCCAAGCGGCTGCGCCGTATCGAGGGCCAGGTCCGCGGCATCGCCAAGATGATCGACGAGGACAAGTACTGCATCGACGTGCTGACGCAGATAAGCGCGGTGACCTCGGCGCTGCAGTCGGTGGCGCTGGGGCTGCTCGACGAGCACCTGGGACACTGCGTCAGCCACGCCGTGGCGGCCGGCGGCGCCGACGCCGACGCCAAGCTCGCCGAGGCGTCGGCGGCCATCGCCCGGCTCGTGCGTTCGTGA